One window of Bacteroides sp. AN502(2024) genomic DNA carries:
- a CDS encoding glycosyltransferase, with the protein MISIIICSRFQSISKELKDNIENTVGVIHEIICIDNSKSQYDIFSAYNEGVKRSQYPLLCFMHEDILHYTSDWGKLLINHFRDLKVGLIGISGPRFISQIPGIWWGPGSTDAGKDAICQYSIDTNRADPTITYNTCFKPIADAKAIEVVAVDGCFFCMRKSVFDKIRFDEINYRGFHFYDIDISLQVYMLGLKSLCVYDILIEHISNSKLDNEWLTNARIFFTKWKDCLPIVNYPVSAKERRVLEKNNLQTMNYIINENNQKPSRYYKFSEKLYLLRYCCDKKMLQSLIY; encoded by the coding sequence ATGATTTCTATTATAATATGCAGTAGGTTTCAATCCATCTCTAAGGAATTGAAGGATAATATTGAGAATACGGTTGGGGTTATTCATGAGATTATATGTATTGATAACAGCAAAAGTCAATATGATATATTTAGTGCTTATAACGAAGGGGTCAAAAGGAGTCAATATCCACTTTTATGTTTTATGCATGAAGATATTTTACATTACACTAGTGATTGGGGAAAGCTTCTGATAAATCATTTCAGAGATTTGAAAGTAGGGCTTATTGGAATTTCTGGACCACGTTTTATTAGTCAAATACCGGGTATTTGGTGGGGACCTGGAAGTACAGATGCAGGAAAGGATGCAATTTGCCAGTATTCTATTGATACTAATAGGGCTGATCCAACCATTACTTATAATACTTGTTTTAAACCCATTGCAGATGCGAAAGCCATAGAAGTGGTAGCAGTGGATGGATGTTTTTTTTGCATGAGGAAATCTGTTTTTGATAAAATAAGATTTGATGAAATAAATTACAGAGGATTTCATTTTTACGATATTGATATCTCATTGCAGGTTTATATGCTGGGGCTGAAATCATTATGTGTGTATGATATCCTAATAGAGCACATTAGTAATTCAAAACTAGATAATGAATGGTTGACTAATGCACGAATATTTTTCACAAAATGGAAGGACTGTCTGCCGATAGTAAATTATCCAGTGTCAGCAAAAGAAAGAAGAGTATTAGAAAAGAACAATCTTCAAACTATGAATTATATTATTAATGAGAATAATCAAAAGCCTAGTCGTTATTATAAATTCTCAGAGAAGCTATATTTATTGCGATACTGCTGTGATAAAAAAATGCTTCAGTCACTAATCTATTAG
- a CDS encoding glycosyltransferase family 2 protein — translation MKKLAIIIPAYKPRFLQETLDSIAKQNNHEFTVYIGDDASPYPLETIVDCYKNKFDIIYHRFEQNMGKKDLPGHWERCILLSEEELIWLFSDDDLMPFDGVARVIQASQKHSDGKYIFHFPLEVVDEYGKLKYKNPPFKTDLTSGYEFLLDKLSGKISSAACEYVFSRTVWEQTGGFIKFPLAWCTDDATWAKFAEFTGGIISLPGNPVSWRNAEGENISNSTHFNKEKIRATILFIEWIGINYHSHLNERKFKKAIKRYIYKFLQHSLKNDFSLHDLLLLYNALKKLTLNVSLQVLVHHVWKKIKRQLASN, via the coding sequence ATGAAAAAATTAGCAATTATCATACCAGCTTATAAACCACGTTTTTTGCAAGAAACACTTGATTCTATCGCTAAACAAAACAATCACGAATTTACCGTATATATTGGTGATGATGCAAGCCCCTACCCATTAGAGACCATAGTAGATTGTTACAAGAACAAATTTGACATTATATATCATCGTTTTGAACAAAATATGGGTAAAAAAGACCTACCCGGTCATTGGGAACGATGCATATTATTGTCAGAAGAAGAACTTATATGGCTTTTTTCAGATGACGACTTAATGCCCTTTGATGGAGTAGCACGTGTAATTCAAGCCTCACAAAAACATTCTGATGGAAAATATATATTCCATTTCCCTTTAGAAGTCGTTGACGAGTATGGTAAACTAAAATATAAAAACCCTCCTTTTAAAACCGATTTAACTTCTGGATATGAATTTTTATTAGATAAATTATCTGGAAAAATTAGTTCTGCCGCCTGTGAGTATGTATTTAGCCGAACAGTATGGGAACAAACAGGAGGATTTATTAAGTTCCCTCTGGCTTGGTGCACCGATGATGCAACATGGGCTAAATTTGCAGAATTTACAGGAGGAATCATATCTTTACCAGGTAATCCCGTCAGTTGGAGAAATGCTGAAGGAGAGAATATATCAAACTCCACTCATTTCAACAAAGAAAAGATTAGAGCAACAATACTTTTCATAGAATGGATTGGTATAAACTACCATTCTCACCTTAACGAAAGAAAATTCAAAAAAGCAATCAAACGTTATATATATAAATTCTTACAGCATTCGCTAAAGAACGACTTTAGCTTACACGACCTTTTACTTTTATACAATGCTCTAAAAAAACTCACACTAAATGTGTCTTTGCAAGTTTTAGTTCATCATGTTTGGAAGAAAATAAAAAGGCAATTAGCTAGCAATTAA
- a CDS encoding IS4 family transposase, whose product MANITLFAQVISHLPKENIRKIIKSSGSDKHCKGYNTWSQFVSMIFSQFSGCDSVRDISNGLKSATGNLNHLGINRAPSKSTVAYQNANRDSSVFRGIFYSLFQYFGQQALWQRRKFRFKMPIKLLDSTLVSLTLSIYDWAHYTTTKGAVKMHTLLDYDSLLPEFVNITDGKTTDNKAAFDIELHPYSIVVADRGYCDYSLLNNWDSSNVFFVVRHKDNIRYKAIEELPLPEKHAQNVLIDEIIEFELSAAKSKYPKRLRRIAVWNDEHGFEIELLTNNFTLAASSIAALYKARWNIEIFFRNLKQLLRIKSFIGTSRNAVETQIWTAMTTMLILTWLKHIARYKWALANLVVTLRLNTFTKIDLQKWLDQPFTPPPETIEND is encoded by the coding sequence ATGGCAAATATAACACTTTTCGCACAGGTAATATCACATCTCCCGAAAGAAAATATCAGGAAAATCATAAAATCTTCGGGGTCAGACAAGCATTGCAAGGGCTACAATACATGGAGTCAGTTTGTTAGCATGATTTTCAGCCAATTCTCAGGATGTGATTCAGTCAGAGATATCTCAAACGGGCTGAAATCAGCCACCGGCAACCTCAATCATTTGGGAATCAACCGTGCACCATCCAAGTCAACGGTAGCATATCAGAACGCCAACCGAGACAGTTCGGTTTTTCGCGGCATATTCTACTCGTTGTTTCAGTATTTCGGACAGCAAGCCCTATGGCAACGAAGAAAGTTCCGTTTCAAGATGCCGATAAAACTGCTCGACTCCACATTGGTGTCATTGACTCTGTCAATATATGACTGGGCACATTACACTACCACCAAGGGGGCGGTCAAGATGCACACGCTATTGGACTATGACAGTCTTTTGCCGGAGTTCGTGAATATCACCGATGGCAAAACCACCGACAACAAAGCTGCTTTTGATATTGAGTTACATCCGTATAGTATTGTAGTAGCCGACCGAGGCTACTGTGACTACTCATTGCTGAATAATTGGGACAGCAGCAACGTGTTCTTTGTAGTGCGTCATAAAGACAATATCCGGTACAAAGCCATAGAGGAGTTGCCTTTGCCTGAAAAACACGCTCAGAATGTACTTATTGACGAAATAATCGAGTTCGAACTCTCGGCGGCCAAATCCAAATATCCCAAACGTTTACGTCGCATCGCAGTATGGAACGATGAACACGGTTTTGAAATTGAGTTACTCACAAACAACTTCACATTGGCAGCATCAAGCATAGCGGCTCTGTACAAGGCTCGGTGGAACATAGAAATCTTCTTTCGCAACCTCAAGCAACTGCTACGCATCAAGAGCTTTATCGGCACATCCCGCAATGCCGTAGAGACCCAAATATGGACTGCTATGACTACAATGCTGATTCTGACATGGCTAAAGCACATCGCAAGATACAAATGGGCATTGGCTAACCTTGTGGTCACGCTCCGGCTGAACACATTTACCAAAATCGACCTCCAAAAATGGCTTGATCAACCATTTACACCACCTCCCGAAACCATCGAAAACGATTAG
- a CDS encoding alpha-1,2-fucosyltransferase produces MSIIRKWQRSCYKRMLKARLVTPKVVVLMDGGICSQMLQYLLGEFFRKRGCKVVYDLSFYKEWGSDMDYKFARNFDLLKVFPYLGLTIATEFEISYYKRHFYYVGNNTSEWIDDFSFLEKNPPIYLGGYYHLPIKIWVPAFRSTYRISSDIFDEGSKMLMSEIKQNINPVAVHVRRGDLSVEVRAYGKPASVSYFKRAVDYMEKETVTPFFYFFSDEPEWVASELIPYLEFANENYKVVDINGSDKGYMDLFLIAYCKHQITSKGTLGKYGALLRDSSDKIVILCDDKVEYQWKGVFHNSIFL; encoded by the coding sequence ATGAGTATTATTAGAAAGTGGCAAAGAAGTTGTTACAAAAGAATGTTGAAGGCTCGCTTAGTTACTCCTAAGGTTGTAGTGTTGATGGATGGTGGTATTTGTTCTCAAATGCTCCAATATTTGTTGGGAGAATTTTTTAGAAAGCGTGGATGTAAGGTTGTGTATGATCTATCCTTTTATAAGGAATGGGGAAGTGACATGGATTATAAATTTGCTCGCAACTTTGATTTGTTGAAAGTGTTTCCTTATTTGGGGCTAACAATTGCAACAGAGTTCGAAATTTCCTATTATAAGAGACATTTTTATTATGTTGGGAATAATACATCGGAATGGATAGATGATTTTTCATTTTTGGAGAAAAATCCTCCTATTTATCTAGGTGGATATTATCATTTGCCGATAAAAATTTGGGTGCCCGCATTTAGGTCTACTTATAGGATCTCATCTGATATATTTGATGAGGGTAGCAAAATGTTAATGTCAGAAATAAAACAGAATATCAATCCTGTAGCAGTGCATGTTCGACGGGGTGATTTAAGTGTTGAAGTTCGAGCGTATGGGAAGCCTGCCTCTGTGAGCTATTTTAAAAGGGCTGTTGATTATATGGAAAAAGAGACTGTTACGCCTTTTTTTTACTTCTTCTCAGATGAGCCGGAATGGGTGGCATCAGAACTTATTCCCTATCTTGAATTTGCAAATGAGAATTATAAGGTGGTGGATATAAATGGTTCAGATAAGGGGTATATGGATTTGTTTTTGATAGCTTATTGCAAGCATCAGATAACAAGTAAAGGTACTTTGGGGAAGTATGGTGCTTTATTGAGAGATAGTTCAGATAAAATTGTGATTCTTTGTGATGATAAAGTTGAATATCAGTGGAAAGGAGTTTTCCATAATTCTATATTTCTATAA
- a CDS encoding glycosyltransferase family 2 protein, with protein MEKEYPLVSVIIPVYNAHNSIAKTLQSVINQTYNNLEIVVVNDGSTDDSLDIIKTYAAEDPRIVVFNKQNEGLVQARKSGIDIATGKYIQYLDSDDIMHVDAINRLVTKAEETQADMVVAPFMFCYDGELHKSTFFDFVELSGVEFLKNILLKKAYWCVWSKFHLRSLYQNEIERPDISFGEDVVLSTQLLLYLQKVVSVDYIIIDYNFTNTSMSHPANFDDKKYRDFVNYTIWIENYIDKKGLREEMKEALAHFHLENAFRRIYWKRFANIRKEMKRLVNEIESYPCLINSLSKRERKIVNAYRVSGLWGDLKLRYYNMRHKL; from the coding sequence ATGGAAAAAGAATACCCTTTAGTTTCGGTTATTATTCCTGTTTATAATGCGCATAATTCGATAGCTAAAACGTTGCAGAGTGTTATTAATCAAACGTATAATAATCTTGAAATTGTTGTAGTAAATGATGGAAGTACAGATGATAGTTTAGATATAATAAAGACGTATGCGGCTGAAGATCCCCGGATTGTTGTATTTAATAAACAAAACGAGGGATTAGTGCAGGCGCGTAAATCGGGTATAGATATTGCTACTGGCAAATATATCCAATATTTAGATAGTGATGATATTATGCATGTGGATGCAATAAATAGGCTGGTTACTAAAGCAGAGGAAACGCAAGCGGATATGGTAGTGGCCCCTTTTATGTTTTGCTATGATGGAGAGTTGCATAAATCAACTTTTTTTGATTTTGTAGAGTTGTCAGGTGTGGAGTTTTTGAAAAATATTCTTTTAAAAAAGGCTTATTGGTGTGTATGGTCAAAATTTCATCTTCGATCATTATATCAGAATGAGATAGAAAGACCAGATATATCATTTGGTGAAGATGTTGTTCTTTCCACACAATTATTGCTATACTTACAAAAAGTCGTTTCAGTTGATTATATAATAATTGACTATAATTTTACCAATACGTCAATGTCACATCCCGCGAATTTTGATGATAAAAAGTATAGGGACTTTGTGAATTATACAATATGGATTGAGAATTATATTGATAAAAAGGGGTTGAGGGAAGAGATGAAGGAAGCACTTGCTCATTTTCATCTTGAAAATGCTTTTAGAAGAATTTATTGGAAACGTTTTGCCAATATTAGGAAGGAAATGAAACGGCTTGTTAATGAAATAGAATCCTATCCTTGTTTAATAAATAGCTTGTCAAAAAGAGAACGTAAGATTGTGAATGCTTATAGAGTATCAGGTCTCTGGGGAGATTTGAAACTTAGATATTATAATATGCGCCATAAACTGTAA
- a CDS encoding family 6 glucosyltransferase, whose translation MRIGILYICTGKYDIFWKDFYLSAERYFMQDQSFIIEYYVFTDSPQLYDEENNEHIHRIKQKNLGWPDNTLKRFHTFLRIKEQLERETDYLFFFNANLLFTCPIGKEMLPSSDSNGLLGTIHPGFYNKPNSEFTYERRVISTAYIPEGKGLYYYAGGLSGGCTESYLQLCTTICSWVDKDAANHIIPIWHDESLINKYFLDNPPAITLPPAYLYPEGWSLPFEPIILIRDKNKPEYGGHEFLRRKNSLWVKLKLICQKIKLAD comes from the coding sequence ATGAGAATTGGTATATTATATATCTGTACTGGCAAATATGACATTTTTTGGAAAGACTTTTATCTAAGCGCAGAACGTTATTTCATGCAAGACCAATCTTTCATTATCGAGTATTATGTATTTACTGATAGTCCGCAACTATACGACGAAGAGAATAATGAGCATATTCACCGGATCAAACAAAAGAATTTAGGATGGCCTGACAATACATTAAAACGTTTTCATACATTCCTTCGCATCAAGGAACAATTGGAGCGAGAAACCGACTATCTATTTTTCTTCAATGCTAATCTGTTATTCACCTGTCCCATTGGCAAAGAAATGCTACCATCCTCGGATAGCAACGGATTACTAGGAACTATACATCCTGGATTCTACAATAAACCCAACTCCGAATTTACATACGAACGAAGAGTTATTTCTACCGCCTATATTCCAGAAGGGAAAGGTCTATATTATTATGCAGGAGGCCTTTCGGGTGGATGTACAGAATCCTATCTGCAGCTCTGTACAACAATTTGTTCATGGGTTGACAAGGATGCCGCAAACCATATAATACCAATTTGGCACGACGAATCTCTAATCAATAAATATTTCTTAGATAATCCACCAGCCATTACATTGCCGCCCGCATATCTATACCCCGAAGGCTGGTCCCTTCCCTTTGAACCAATTATTCTCATTCGAGACAAAAACAAACCTGAATATGGCGGACACGAATTCTTGCGAAGAAAAAATTCTTTATGGGTAAAGCTTAAGCTAATCTGCCAAAAAATTAAATTAGCCGATTAG
- a CDS encoding glycosyltransferase family 2 protein, with amino-acid sequence MESQYLVSVIIPVHNTAPYLRRCIESVRNQTLKDIEIILVDNSSTDDSPSICNEYANIDSRVKVLHLDEAGLSIARNAGIEIATAPYIGFIDSDDYIEPTMYENMLSVMVQNKVYMVYCNFYFEYEDGRIEQMYPNTGDVYVRTSQDVQRDIIFERVSSSACTKLFDKIFFDSYRFPVGMFFEDHATIYRWISICDKIVWIDAAYYHYIQRGDSICHTINSIKRYHYFLAEYPRLEFAKERRLFEGRDWFDAVNMIVENCFNHFQDFMKDPNHRLYPVEIKDMRNKLGRWRFLSRKELSSKYYKRLRKITYFWPIYYWTHFAKKKN; translated from the coding sequence ATGGAATCTCAATACTTGGTTAGCGTTATCATTCCAGTTCATAATACAGCTCCGTATTTGCGACGTTGTATAGAGTCTGTACGTAATCAGACGTTGAAAGATATAGAAATCATATTAGTGGATAATTCGTCGACCGATGATTCTCCTTCTATTTGTAATGAATATGCTAATATTGATTCTAGAGTAAAAGTGTTACATCTTGATGAGGCAGGTTTGTCCATAGCTCGTAATGCAGGAATTGAAATAGCGACTGCTCCATATATTGGGTTTATAGATAGCGATGATTATATTGAACCGACAATGTATGAAAATATGTTGTCAGTCATGGTACAGAACAAAGTTTATATGGTATATTGTAACTTTTACTTTGAGTATGAAGATGGCCGTATAGAACAAATGTATCCTAATACAGGTGATGTGTATGTACGTACTAGTCAAGACGTTCAGCGAGATATTATTTTTGAGAGAGTAAGTAGTTCAGCCTGTACCAAACTTTTTGATAAGATTTTTTTTGATTCTTATCGTTTTCCTGTAGGTATGTTTTTTGAGGATCATGCGACTATTTATCGCTGGATAAGTATTTGCGATAAAATAGTTTGGATTGATGCTGCTTATTATCACTATATACAGAGAGGTGATAGTATTTGCCATACAATCAATTCTATAAAACGTTATCATTATTTCTTGGCTGAATATCCAAGATTGGAGTTTGCAAAGGAGCGGCGGTTATTTGAAGGCAGAGATTGGTTTGATGCTGTCAATATGATTGTGGAAAATTGTTTTAATCATTTTCAAGATTTTATGAAAGATCCTAATCATCGATTGTATCCTGTTGAAATTAAAGATATGAGGAATAAGTTGGGTAGATGGCGTTTTTTATCAAGAAAAGAATTGTCTTCTAAATATTATAAACGATTACGTAAAATAACTTATTTTTGGCCGATTTATTATTGGACTCACTTTGCCAAGAAAAAGAATTAA
- a CDS encoding ATP-binding protein — translation MSGKIYPIGIQNFEKIRKGGYFYIDKTALIYQLVKTGSYYFLSRPRRFGKSLLISTLEAYFQGKRELFEGLAMEKLEKEWITYPVLHLDLNTEKYDTPESLENKLNGALVEWEKIYGAEPSEKSLAMRFEGIIKRACRQEGQSVVILVDEYDKPMLQAIGDDALQKSFRNTLKAFYGALKSQDGCIKFALLTGVTKFGKVSVFCDLNNLNDISMWNKYIDICGVSEQELYDNQDAELHEFANVQGVTYEEICVRLKEMYDGYHFTHNSKGMYNPFSLLLAFDRNEFKSYWFETGTPTYLVELLKKHHYDLHRMAHEETDEQVLNSIDSESTNPIPVIYQSGYLTIKGYDEEFGIYRLGFPNREVEEGFVRFLLPYYANVNKVESPFEIQKFVREVRAGDYESFFCRLQSFFSDIPYELARELELHYQNVLYIVCKLVGFYVKAEYHTSEGRVDMVLQTDKFIYIMEFKLNGTAEEALQQIEDKHYARPFATDSRKLFKIGVNFSAETRNIEKWLVEN, via the coding sequence ATGAGTGGCAAGATTTACCCTATCGGCATACAGAACTTTGAAAAAATTCGTAAAGGTGGCTATTTCTATATTGATAAAACTGCATTGATTTATCAATTGGTGAAAACCGGGAGCTACTATTTCCTGAGTCGTCCGCGCCGTTTTGGCAAAAGTCTGCTTATTTCTACGCTTGAAGCCTACTTTCAAGGAAAACGGGAACTCTTTGAAGGACTGGCTATGGAGAAGCTGGAAAAAGAGTGGATAACGTATCCCGTATTACATCTTGATCTGAATACCGAAAAATATGATACTCCGGAAAGCTTGGAGAATAAACTGAATGGGGCGTTGGTGGAATGGGAGAAGATATATGGTGCGGAGCCATCGGAGAAATCCTTGGCTATGCGTTTTGAGGGGATTATTAAGCGTGCTTGTCGGCAAGAGGGGCAAAGTGTGGTGATCCTAGTGGACGAGTATGATAAACCAATGCTACAGGCTATTGGTGATGATGCTTTGCAAAAGAGTTTCCGTAATACATTGAAAGCTTTTTATGGCGCATTGAAAAGTCAGGATGGCTGTATTAAGTTTGCTTTGTTGACGGGAGTTACCAAGTTCGGTAAAGTCAGTGTATTCTGTGATTTGAATAATCTGAATGATATTTCAATGTGGAATAAATATATAGATATTTGTGGTGTGAGCGAACAGGAACTATACGATAATCAGGATGCCGAACTTCATGAATTTGCCAATGTGCAGGGAGTGACGTATGAAGAGATATGTGTCCGGTTGAAAGAAATGTATGATGGCTATCATTTCACTCACAATTCCAAAGGAATGTACAATCCTTTCAGTCTGCTTTTAGCTTTTGATAGGAATGAGTTTAAAAGCTACTGGTTTGAAACAGGTACTCCCACTTATTTAGTGGAGTTGCTGAAGAAGCATCATTATGATCTACACCGAATGGCCCATGAAGAAACCGATGAACAGGTACTGAACAGTATAGATTCTGAATCTACCAATCCTATTCCGGTGATTTATCAGAGCGGATACCTCACCATTAAAGGATATGATGAAGAATTTGGTATTTATCGTTTAGGTTTTCCTAATCGTGAAGTAGAAGAAGGGTTTGTCCGTTTTCTCCTTCCTTATTACGCGAACGTCAATAAAGTGGAATCTCCCTTTGAAATTCAAAAATTTGTTCGTGAGGTGCGTGCCGGTGATTATGAATCTTTTTTCTGTCGCCTGCAAAGTTTCTTTTCGGATATTCCCTATGAGCTTGCACGCGAACTGGAGTTACATTATCAGAATGTGCTTTATATCGTGTGTAAACTGGTTGGTTTTTATGTAAAAGCAGAATACCATACGAGTGAGGGTCGTGTGGATATGGTATTGCAGACCGATAAATTCATCTATATCATGGAATTTAAATTGAATGGTACGGCGGAAGAAGCTTTGCAGCAGATAGAGGATAAACATTATGCTCGTCCGTTTGCAACGGATTCACGAAAGCTTTTCAAGATTGGTGTGAACTTTAGTGCTGAAACAAGAAATATAGAAAAGTGGTTGGTGGAGAATTGA